The sequence GATAGCCCAAAGCGAATCTTTGCGCATTCTAACAGTAACATTCCGGGGAACAATGATTTTAGGCAACCGATTAACCACAATTATTTAGCGGCCAACCGGTGGGGGAGAGGTTTACCAGCGAGCGGGTTTTTCCGCGTTCAGGTTGTCCAGAACGGTCTTTAACGAGGTACCGTCCGGGAAGGTGATATCGGGGGCGACTTCAAAGAGCGGCCAGAGCATAAATCCGCGATTTTTCATATCATAATGCGGTACGGTGAGGCGATCGGTATGAATCACCTCCTGGCCAAACAGCATGATGTCGAGATCGAGGGTGCGCGGTCCCCAGCGTTCGGCTTTGCGCACGCGGCCCTGCTGGAGCTCAATGCGCTGGGTATTATCCAGCAGCGCTTCTGCATCAAGGGCTGTTTCCAGCAACACGGCAGCGTTCAGATAATCAGGCTGATCCTGTGGGCCGAGCGGCGGGGTACGATAAAACGACGAGACGGCGACGATCCGGCTTTGCGGAATCTCGCCCAGCGCCTTTACGGCAGCGTTAACCTGCTCCAGCGGAGAGGCTAAGTTACTGCCGATGGCGATACAGGCGAGTGTCATGCTGAACCTTCACGACGCGGCGCACGTTTGCGCGGACGACGATGACGGCGACGCGGTGCGGGCTCTTCATCCAGCCCGGTCAGCATATCCTTCTGTTCCGGCGGAGCGGAAACCTGGAATTCAGCCCACCACTGCGCCAGACGCTGCAGCTCCTGATTGCGTTCAATTTCCGCACGCAGGGACAGCAGATCGAACGCGGCGCGGAACTTTGGATGTTCCATCAGTTTCCAGGCGCGTTTGCCCTGGCGACGGGACATGCGCAGCTGAAGCTGCCAGATGTCGCGCACCAGCGTGGTAATACGTTTCGGGATCGCCAGCGTACGGCACCCTTCGTCCAGCACGTCGTTTGCGGCCAGCGCGAAGGCATCGTAATAGGCCAGGCCGCTCTCCTGAGTAATTCTTTGCGCGGTTTCCAGCAGGGGATACCAGAACATCGCCGCAAACAGGAATGCCGGGTTCACGCGCATGTCATTCTGGATGCGGGTGTCGGTATTTTTCAGCACCTGCGCAATCATGCGCTCCATCGGGCTGTCACCGTTTTCGGTGAAGTAGCGCGTAATGGTCGGGAACAGCGGCTGGAACAGGTTGTATTCGCGCAGCAGCTTGTAGGTTTCAAACCCGTAGCCAGCCTGCAATAGCTTCAGCGCTTCTTCAAACAGACGGGCAGGCGGCACGTCGTTGATCAGCGTCGCCAGACGCGGGATCGGCTCTGCCGTCTCCGGGCTGATGCGCATGTTGAGCTTGGCAGCGAAACGCACGGCACGCAGCATACGCACAGGATCTTCGCGATAACGCGTTTCTGGCGTGCCGATCAGGCGGATCAGGCCCTCTTTCAGGTCCTGCATACCGCCCACGTAATCACGCACGGTGAAATCCGCCACGCTGTAATAGAGGCTGTTGATGGTGAAGTCGCGGCGCTGGGCATCTTCTTCGATAGAACCGAAAATATTGTCACGCAGCAACATACCGTTCTGGCCGCGCTGGGAGGTCGTGCGATCGGATGCGCCCGCTTCGTGGTGGCCGCGGAAGGTCGCCACTTCGATAATTTCTGGCCCAAACATGACGTGAGCAAGACGGAAACGGCGGCCAACAAGACGACAGTTACGGAATAACTTGCGCACCTGCTCAGGCGTGGCGCTGGTCGTCACGTCGAAATCTTTTGGTTTTTTGCCCAGCAGTAAATCACGCACCCCACCGCCAACGAGATAGGCCTCGTAGCCCGCTTTATTCAGACGATAGAGCACCTTGAGGGCATTTTCACTGATATCTTTGCGGGAAATAGTGTGCTGCTCACGCGGAATAACCGACATGTGTGGCTGTGCAATAGCATCGTTCGCCATGCTCTCTTCGCGGCTTAGCACTTTACGGCAAAAATTAGCGACTCGGGTAAAAATGGTACACCTCGTAGTGTGTTTTGTTATGAAAAAAGCGGCTAATCATAGCTCAGCGCAACGCATTTGAGAATGCTGGATTTTTGGCACCGCCGTGAGCGTCCATTGCGCGATGGCCATTTTCAGCAGTTCGTCAATACGCAGATCCTGCCATTCGTGGGTTACATTTTGGTTGAGAAATCGCAGCGCGTCGATCAAAACAGGACGCGGATCGCCGTCTGGCAGGGCTGGGGCGTGGTTTTGCTTGGACAGTTTAATGCCCTGCGCATTGACCGCCAGCGGCAAATGAAGATAACCCGGTACCGTCCAGCCAAACTGCTGATACAGCGATATTTGCCGCACGGTAGGTTCGACCAGGTCTGCCCCACGCACAATTTCCGTGACGCCCTGGAAATGGTCGTCGACGACAACGGCCAGGTTATAAGCAAACAGACCATCACGACGGTGAATAATAAAATCTTCGCGCGCCAGACGTTCATCGGCACGGATCTCTCCGGAGAGCAGATCGTGGAAACGGGTGACGGGCGCACGTTGCAGCAGGCGCACGGCGGCGTTCTCCGGGGGATGATTGAGCGTACGGCAGTGCCCGTCATAGACGCCGCCAACGCTCTGGATACGCGCGCGGGTGCAGGTGCAGTTGTAGGAAAGCCCTTGCTCAGCGAGCCAGGCCAGACGCTCCCGATACGCCTCGTGGCGTTTTGACTGCCAGAGAACCTCGCCGTCCCAGTGCAGGCCGTAATGTTCCAGCTGACGCAGTATGGTCTCTGCAGCACCGGGAACTTCACGCGGCGGGTCAATATCTTCTATGCGGACGAGCCATTTGCCCTGGCTGGCGCGAGCCTGCAGGTAGCTGCCGAGCGCGGCAATTAATGAGCCGAAGTGTAATGCACCGGAGGGAGATGGCGCGAAGCGCCCGATATAGTGTGATTCAGACATATCAACGTTAACAAGGCGGGAGAGACTCCCGCCTTTGGAGTGGGTAAACAGCGCTGGTATTAACCGGCCATCTGTTTTTCGCGGATTTCGGCCAGCGTTTTACAGTCGATGCACAGATCGGCGGTTGGACGCGCTTCCAGGCGACGAATACCGATTTCAACACCGCACGATTCGCAGTAGCCAAAATCTTCGTCTTCGACTTTTTTCAGCGTTTTCTCGATCTTTTTGATCAGTTTGCGTTCGCGGTCACGGTTACGCAGTTCGAGGCTGAACTCTTCTTCCTGAGCGGCACGGTCTACCGGATCCGGGAAGTTTGCAGCTTCATCCTGCATATGCGTAACGGTGCGATCGACTTCATCCCTGAGTTGATTACGCCATGCTTCAAGAATACGCTTGAAGTGCGACAGCTGGGCTTCGTTCATATACTCTTCGCCCGGTTTCTCTTGATACGGCTCCACCCCAGCGATGGCGAGAATACTCAGGGACGATGTTTTACGGTTTTGCCCTTCTTGCATGTTGCTTCTCCTTAACACGCACTATCGATCCCCGTGTTGGGGGAAAAATCAGGTCGCTATAAATAGCAGATGCTTTTCCGTATGGCAATTATCTAAACGTAACACTTGACAAGCCTGTGAGGAAAAGCGTATTTGCGCACGCGGCCAGAACACATAATCATCAATCGTCTAATCCCTTATAAGACAATGGGAAGAGAGGATCTCAGAGTCATATTATCGGCAGAAAGTTCCGCCTTATAAGCGAAAACCTCTACCCCCTGCTTTTGTGCCTCATTCAACAATTGCGCGTATTTAGGGTCAATATGGCGGGCAGGGGAGAACCGTTCAATGGCTGAATGCAGTACCGCAAACAGCAGTACGGCGCGTTTGCCCGCCGCCGCAACACTCATTAGCTCCCGCAGGTGCTTCTGTCCACGTAGCGTAACCGCATCCGGGAAGTAGCCATTTTCCTGTTCCGCTAACGTCACTGATTTTACTTCAATATAGCACTCCGGCCTGTCTTCCGCCTGTAACATGAAGTCAATTCTGCTGCTTTCATCGCCATATTTCACTTCACTTTTATGCGTACCATAACCCACCAGTTCGGGAATAGTGCCATGGGTCAGCGCTTCCTTAACCAGTTGATTGGCGCGCAGGGTATTAACGCAAATAAATGCCCCACTTTGTGTCTCAGTTATTTCCCAGGTATGGGGATATTTGCGTTTAGTATTTTCTGAAGTGGAATACCAGACCGTGTCACCCGGCGTGGCGCAACCGGTCATGGCTCCGGTGTTGGGGCAGTGCAGAGTGAGCGTTTTCCCCTCAGGTGTCACCACGTCGGCGAGGAAGCGTTTGTAGCGTTGGATCAGCGTGGCGGGCTGGAGTGCAGGGCTAAACTTCATCAGGATTCCTTCATCGTGTCGCCCAGCGTCCAGCGCTGTAGCGGCGTATAGCGTGTGCGTCCTTGAGCAAAGACAGATTCATAAAGCGCGAATGCATTGACCGGGAAAGCCCAGTGAAAACCCGGGGCCGGTAGGGCAACGGCCTGACCGGCATCGCGCAGCAGCGTGATATGCGGATGAAATGGCTGCGGGCTCTGATAACAGCCGCTGCGCGCCGCCTGCGCGCGCAGCATATTCGCCAGCTGCAATAATCCGCGCGGTGGCTGGCGCGTGCCCAGCCAGACCACGCGCGAACGTAGCCATTGCCCTGCATCGTCGAGGTGCAGCGTAAACGGCGGCTGAGAAATCCGCCCGGCCATGGCGGCTAACGCCCGCTGTTTCCCGGCACTTACGTCGCCCAGAAATGCCAGCGTCAGATGCAGGTTCGCGGCCGCAACGGGCCGACCTGCTTCCGGTGGAAAATGTTCAGCGCGCCAGCGAACGATTTGCCGCTGAACAGGGGCGGGCAGCTCAATGGCAAAAAACAGTCGTTTTGACTCAGACATACGGGGGACTCGGTAATGATATGCGCCGATGCTACAATGTACGCCGACTAATGTTAACCCTCTGGAGCTGTTAGTGTCCTCATTGCCGGTCGCCGTCGTCCTTCCCGAGCTTCTTGCTGCCTTACACCACGCCCCGCAGGTTTTGCTTAACGCGCCTACGGGGGCGGGCAAATCCACCTGGCTGCCGCTACAGATCCTCAAAGAAGGGAAGATTGCCGGAAAAATCATCCTGCTGGAGCCGCGCAGGCTCGCCGCACGCAACGTGGCGCAGCGACTGGCGGAACTGCTGAACGAAAAACCGGGCGAAACGGTAGGTTATCGGATGCGTGCCGAAACCTGCGTTGGCCCGTCCACGCGCCTTGAAGTGGTTACCGAGGGCATTCTCACCCGCATGCTGCAAAACGATCCGGAACTGACCGGCGTGGGGCTGGTGATCCTGGATGAATTCCACGAACGCAGCCTGCAGGCGGATCTGGCCCTGGCGCTGTTGCTGGACGTCCAGCAGGGGCTGCGCGATGACCTCCGGCTGCTCATTATGTCGGCGACGCTGGATAACGCGCGGCTGCAGCAGACGCTGCCTGATGCCCCAGTGATTGCCTCCGAAGGTCGTGCATTCCCGGTGGAGCGGCGCTATCAGCCGCTACCTGCCCATCAGCGTTTTGACGAAGCGGTGGCTGTCGCCACGGCTGAACTGCTTCGTCAGGAGCCGGGGTCGCTGCTGCTATTTTTACCCGGTGTGGGAGAAATCCAGCGCGTACAGGAGCAACTGGCATCACGGGTGAGTAGCGACATTATTCTGTGTCCGCTCTATGGCGCGCTGTCGCTGGCCGATCAGCGTAAAGCGATCCTTCCCGCCCCGGCGGGGCAGCGCAAAGTGGTGCTGGCGACCAATATCGCGGAAACCAGTTTGACCATCGAAGGCATTCGCCTGGTGGTGGATAGCGCCCAGGAGAGGGTGGCCAGTTTTGACCCGCGCACCGGGCTGACTAAGCTGCTCACGCAGCGCATCAGCCAGGCGTCGATGATCCAGCGTGCGGGCCGTGCCGGGCGTCTTGCGCCGGGCATTTGTCTGCATTTGACCAGCGCGGAGCAAGCTGAGCGTGCCGCACAGCAAAGCACGCCAGAAATTTTACAAAGTGATTTGTCTGGCCTGGTGATGGATCTCCTGCAATGGGGCTGTCCTGACCCTGCCCAGCTCACATGGCTCAACCCTCCGCCAGCGGTTAACCTCACGGCGGCGCGCAGCCTGCTGACTCAGCTTGGCGCGCTGGAAGGCGAGCGTCTGACGGCGCGCGGGCAGAAAATGGCGGCGCTGGGTAACGATCCGCGTCTGGCTGCCATGCTGGTGGCCGCGCAAGGGAACGATGAAATTGCCACGGCGGCCAGGCTGGCGGCTATCCTTGAGGAGCCGCCGCGCGGTGGCAGTAGCGATCTGGTACAGGCATTTTCGCGTAATCAGGGGAACTGGCAGCAGCGGGCGCAGCAGCTGGCCAAACGCCTGAATAGCCGGGGCGGTTCACCTGACAGCGATAAAATTGCCTCCCTGCTGTCAGAAGCCTTCCCGGACAGAATTGCCCGCCGCCGCGGGCTGGACGGGCGCTATCAGCTGGCAAACGGCATGGGGGCGATGCTGGACAGCGATGATGCGTTAACGCGTCACGAATGGCTGATTGCCCCGCTTTTGCTTCAGGGGAGCCACTCTCCTGACGCACGTATTTTACAGGCGTTTGCCGTAGACATTGATGCGCTGACCCGCGCTTGTCCGCAGCTGCTGCAGCAGTCCGATATCGTGGAATGGGATGAGACTCAGGGCACGCTAAAGGCGTTTCGCCGCAGTCAGATTGGCAAACTGACGCTCGGGACGAAACCGCTGGCGAAGCCGTCAGAAGAAGAGTTACACCAGGCGATGCTGAACGGCATCCGGGAAAAAGGGCTGAGCGTACTGAACTGGACGCCGGAAGCTGAACAGTATCGTATACGCCTGCACTGCGCCGCGAAGTGGCTGCCGGAACACGGCTGGCCAGCGGTGGATGATGAGACGCTGCTGGCTACGCTTGAGCACTGGCTACTGCCGCAAATGAGCGGCGTACACTCCTTGCGTGCGCTCAAGGAGCTTGATGTTAAGACCGCGTTACAGAACTTACTGGACTGGTCATTACGTCAACGTCTGGATAGTGAGCTGCCTGGGCATTACACTGTGCCCACCGGGAGCCGGATTGCCATTCGTTATCATGAGGATAATCCTCCGGCGCTGGCGGTACGGATGCAGGAGATGTTTGGTGAAGCCACCACACCGTCTATCGCAGAAGGGCGTGTGCCGTTGGTGCTTGAGCTGCTGTCGCCTGCGCAGCGTCCGCTGCAGATCACCCGCGATCTGGGCGCGTTCTGGGCGGGAAGTTACCGGGACGTGCAGAAAGAGATGAAAGGGCGCTATCCCAAACACGTCTGGCCGGACGATCCGGCGAATACGGCGCCGACACGGCGGACGAAGAAGTATTCGTGAATCAGGGGAAGAGGGGAGTGCGGCCTGGATTGTGCGGGCTGGATTGTGCGGCCTGATGCCCTCACCCCGGCCCTCTCCCATGGGGAGAGGGAGAAAACACTAAAGACTTTCCTGCAAGGAAAGTCTTGCTGTTTATTTTGAGAGATTTCTTCTTTCACAGGTCAGTGGAAGAAATGAGAATCGGGCCTTTGCGCCTGAACGTTGCGGAGAAAAAGCATGGCGGGGAATGACCGCGAGCCAATAGGACGTAAGGGAAAACCCACGCGTCCGGCGAAAGAAAAGGTAAGCCGTCGTCGCCTCAGAGATGAGGACTATGACGATGACTATGAAGACGATTATGAGGATGAAGAACCGATGCCGCGTAAAGGAAAAGGCAAAGGGCGCAAGCCTCGGGGCAAACGCGGCTGGTTCTGGCTGCTGCTGAAGCTGTTCATTGTTTTTGTTGTGCTGATGGCGATTTACGGCGTTTATCTGGATCAGAAGATCCGCAGCCGTATCGACGGTAAAGTCTGGCAGTTACCTGCGGCAGTGTATGGCCGTATGGTGAACCTTGAGCCAGATATGTCCATCAGTAAGAACGAGATGGTGAAACTGCTGGAAGCGACCCAGTATCGTCAGGTGTCGAAGATGACGCGCCCTGGCGAATTTACCGTTCAGGCGAAAAGCATTGAGATGATCCGCCGTCCGTTCGACTTCCCGGACAGCAAAGAGGGGCAGGTGCGCGCGCGTCTGACCTTTGACGGCGATCGTCTGGATACCATCGAGAACATGGATAACAACCGTCAGTTCGGTTTCTTCCGTCTCGATCCGCGTCTGATCACCATGCTCTCGTCGGCAAACGGCGAGCAGCGCCTGTTTGTGGCGCGTAACGGCTTCCCGGATCTGCTGGTGGATACGCTGCTGGCAACCGAGGACCGTCACTTCTACGAGCACGACGGCATCAGCCTTTACTCTATCGGCCGTGCGGTACTGGCGAACCTGACCGCGGGTCGTACCGTGCAGGGGGCGAGTACGCTGACTCAGCAGCTGGTGAAGAACCTGTTCCTCTCCAGCGAACGCTCTTATTGGCGTAAAGCCAACGAAGCGTACATGGCCGTGCTGATGGATGCGCGTTACAGCAAGGATCGTATTCTTGAGCTGTACATGAACGAGGTTTACCTCGGTCAGAGCGGCGATAACGAAATCCGCGGCTTCCCGCTGGCAAGCCTGTACTACTTTGGCCGCCCGGTGGAAGAGCTGAGCCTGGACCAGCAGGCATTGCTGGTGGGCATGGTGAAAGGGGCGTCCATCTACAACCCGTGGCGTAACCCGAAACTGGCGCTGGAGCGTCGTAACCTGGTCCTGCGTCTGCTGCAACAACAGCAGGTGATCGATCAGGAACTGTACGACATGCTGAGCGCGCGTCCGCTTGGCGTGCAGCCGCGCGGTGGGGTGATCTCTCCTCAGCCTGCGTTTATGCAAATGGTGCGTCAGGAGCTGCAAAGCAAGCTCGGTGATAAGGTCAAAGATCTCTCCGGCGTGAAGATTTTCACCACCTTTGACTCCGTGGCCCAGGATGCAGCAGAAAAAGCCGCGGTGGAAGGTATTCCGGCACTGAAGAAACAGCGCAAGCTGAGCGATCTGGAAACCGCCATGGTGGTGGTTGACCGCAACACCGGCGAAGTACGCGCGATGGTGGGCGGTGCCGAGCCGCAGTATGCGGGCTATAACCGTGCCATGCAGGCGCGTCGTTCGATTGGTTCTCTGGCAAAACCGGCGACCTATCTCACCGCCCTGAGTCAGCCGAATCTGTATCGTCTGAACACCTGGATTGCCGATGCGCCAATCTCACTGCGTCAGCCTAACGGTCAGGTCTGGTCCCCGCAGAACGATGATAAACAGTTCAGCGGCCAGGTTATGCTGGTGGATGCGTTGACCCGTTCCATGAACGTCCCCACGGTTAACCTCGGTATGGCGCTGGGCCTGCCTGCGATTGTCGACACCTGGCAGAAACTGGGCGTGTCGAAAGATCAGCTGCATCCGGTTCCGGCGATGATTCTGGGGGCACTTAACCTGACGCCGATCGAAGTGGCACAGGCGTTCCAGACCATTGCCAGCGGCGGTAACCGTGCGCCGCTTTCGGCCCTGCGCTCGGTGATTGCCGAGGATGGCTCCGTGCTGTATCAGAGCTTCCCACAGGCAGAACGTGCGGTGCCTGCGCAGGCGGCCTATATGACGCTGTGGACCATGCAGCAGGTTGTGCAGCGCGGTACTGGCCGTCAGCTGGGGGCGAAATATCCGGGTCTGCATCTGGCGGGTAAAACCGGGACCACCAACAACAACGTCGATACCTGGTTTGCCGGTATTGATGGCCGTGAAGTGGTGATCACCTGGGTAGGCCGTGATAACAACCAGCCAACCAAGCTGTACGGTGCAAGCGGGGCGATGTCGATTTACCAGCGCTATCTGGCGAATCAGTCTCCGGTGCCGCTGAACCTGGTTGCGCCGGAAGATATCGTCGATATGGGCGTGGACGGTTCCGGTAACTTTGTTTGCGGCGGTGGGATGCGTACCCTGCCGGTCTGGACCACCAACCCGGACTCCCTCTGCCAGCAGAGCCAGCCTGAACAGCCAACGGGCAACCCGTTCGATCAATCTTCTCAGCCTCAGCAGCCGCAGCAACAACAGCCGCAGCAGCAGAATGAGAAGAAAGACAGCGATGGCGTAGCCGGCTGGATTAAGGACATGTTTGGCGGGAATTAATTAATTCCCTGAATAAAAGGCCGCTTTATTTTAAAGCGGCCTTTTTTATTGTTTACAGTCCGCAATCCTTTAAAAAAAGTTAATTCAAAATTAAGAATTCCTAAGATTCATTATTTTTTATTTAAAACATAGTCTTGTGCGCCATTATGTGC comes from Enterobacter kobei and encodes:
- the dksA gene encoding RNA polymerase-binding protein DksA; this encodes MQEGQNRKTSSLSILAIAGVEPYQEKPGEEYMNEAQLSHFKRILEAWRNQLRDEVDRTVTHMQDEAANFPDPVDRAAQEEEFSLELRNRDRERKLIKKIEKTLKKVEDEDFGYCESCGVEIGIRRLEARPTADLCIDCKTLAEIREKQMAG
- the sfsA gene encoding DNA/RNA nuclease SfsA; the encoded protein is MKFSPALQPATLIQRYKRFLADVVTPEGKTLTLHCPNTGAMTGCATPGDTVWYSTSENTKRKYPHTWEITETQSGAFICVNTLRANQLVKEALTHGTIPELVGYGTHKSEVKYGDESSRIDFMLQAEDRPECYIEVKSVTLAEQENGYFPDAVTLRGQKHLRELMSVAAAGKRAVLLFAVLHSAIERFSPARHIDPKYAQLLNEAQKQGVEVFAYKAELSADNMTLRSSLPIVL
- the folK gene encoding 2-amino-4-hydroxy-6-hydroxymethyldihydropteridine diphosphokinase, producing the protein MTLACIAIGSNLASPLEQVNAAVKALGEIPQSRIVAVSSFYRTPPLGPQDQPDYLNAAVLLETALDAEALLDNTQRIELQQGRVRKAERWGPRTLDLDIMLFGQEVIHTDRLTVPHYDMKNRGFMLWPLFEVAPDITFPDGTSLKTVLDNLNAEKPARW
- the hrpB gene encoding ATP-dependent helicase HrpB produces the protein MSSLPVAVVLPELLAALHHAPQVLLNAPTGAGKSTWLPLQILKEGKIAGKIILLEPRRLAARNVAQRLAELLNEKPGETVGYRMRAETCVGPSTRLEVVTEGILTRMLQNDPELTGVGLVILDEFHERSLQADLALALLLDVQQGLRDDLRLLIMSATLDNARLQQTLPDAPVIASEGRAFPVERRYQPLPAHQRFDEAVAVATAELLRQEPGSLLLFLPGVGEIQRVQEQLASRVSSDIILCPLYGALSLADQRKAILPAPAGQRKVVLATNIAETSLTIEGIRLVVDSAQERVASFDPRTGLTKLLTQRISQASMIQRAGRAGRLAPGICLHLTSAEQAERAAQQSTPEILQSDLSGLVMDLLQWGCPDPAQLTWLNPPPAVNLTAARSLLTQLGALEGERLTARGQKMAALGNDPRLAAMLVAAQGNDEIATAARLAAILEEPPRGGSSDLVQAFSRNQGNWQQRAQQLAKRLNSRGGSPDSDKIASLLSEAFPDRIARRRGLDGRYQLANGMGAMLDSDDALTRHEWLIAPLLLQGSHSPDARILQAFAVDIDALTRACPQLLQQSDIVEWDETQGTLKAFRRSQIGKLTLGTKPLAKPSEEELHQAMLNGIREKGLSVLNWTPEAEQYRIRLHCAAKWLPEHGWPAVDDETLLATLEHWLLPQMSGVHSLRALKELDVKTALQNLLDWSLRQRLDSELPGHYTVPTGSRIAIRYHEDNPPALAVRMQEMFGEATTPSIAEGRVPLVLELLSPAQRPLQITRDLGAFWAGSYRDVQKEMKGRYPKHVWPDDPANTAPTRRTKKYS
- the mrcB gene encoding bifunctional glycosyl transferase/transpeptidase, translated to MAGNDREPIGRKGKPTRPAKEKVSRRRLRDEDYDDDYEDDYEDEEPMPRKGKGKGRKPRGKRGWFWLLLKLFIVFVVLMAIYGVYLDQKIRSRIDGKVWQLPAAVYGRMVNLEPDMSISKNEMVKLLEATQYRQVSKMTRPGEFTVQAKSIEMIRRPFDFPDSKEGQVRARLTFDGDRLDTIENMDNNRQFGFFRLDPRLITMLSSANGEQRLFVARNGFPDLLVDTLLATEDRHFYEHDGISLYSIGRAVLANLTAGRTVQGASTLTQQLVKNLFLSSERSYWRKANEAYMAVLMDARYSKDRILELYMNEVYLGQSGDNEIRGFPLASLYYFGRPVEELSLDQQALLVGMVKGASIYNPWRNPKLALERRNLVLRLLQQQQVIDQELYDMLSARPLGVQPRGGVISPQPAFMQMVRQELQSKLGDKVKDLSGVKIFTTFDSVAQDAAEKAAVEGIPALKKQRKLSDLETAMVVVDRNTGEVRAMVGGAEPQYAGYNRAMQARRSIGSLAKPATYLTALSQPNLYRLNTWIADAPISLRQPNGQVWSPQNDDKQFSGQVMLVDALTRSMNVPTVNLGMALGLPAIVDTWQKLGVSKDQLHPVPAMILGALNLTPIEVAQAFQTIASGGNRAPLSALRSVIAEDGSVLYQSFPQAERAVPAQAAYMTLWTMQQVVQRGTGRQLGAKYPGLHLAGKTGTTNNNVDTWFAGIDGREVVITWVGRDNNQPTKLYGASGAMSIYQRYLANQSPVPLNLVAPEDIVDMGVDGSGNFVCGGGMRTLPVWTTNPDSLCQQSQPEQPTGNPFDQSSQPQQPQQQQPQQQNEKKDSDGVAGWIKDMFGGN
- the thpR gene encoding RNA 2',3'-cyclic phosphodiesterase codes for the protein MSESKRLFFAIELPAPVQRQIVRWRAEHFPPEAGRPVAAANLHLTLAFLGDVSAGKQRALAAMAGRISQPPFTLHLDDAGQWLRSRVVWLGTRQPPRGLLQLANMLRAQAARSGCYQSPQPFHPHITLLRDAGQAVALPAPGFHWAFPVNAFALYESVFAQGRTRYTPLQRWTLGDTMKES
- the gluQRS gene encoding tRNA glutamyl-Q(34) synthetase GluQRS, which codes for MSESHYIGRFAPSPSGALHFGSLIAALGSYLQARASQGKWLVRIEDIDPPREVPGAAETILRQLEHYGLHWDGEVLWQSKRHEAYRERLAWLAEQGLSYNCTCTRARIQSVGGVYDGHCRTLNHPPENAAVRLLQRAPVTRFHDLLSGEIRADERLAREDFIIHRRDGLFAYNLAVVVDDHFQGVTEIVRGADLVEPTVRQISLYQQFGWTVPGYLHLPLAVNAQGIKLSKQNHAPALPDGDPRPVLIDALRFLNQNVTHEWQDLRIDELLKMAIAQWTLTAVPKIQHSQMRCAEL
- the pcnB gene encoding polynucleotide adenylyltransferase PcnB; the protein is MFTRVANFCRKVLSREESMANDAIAQPHMSVIPREQHTISRKDISENALKVLYRLNKAGYEAYLVGGGVRDLLLGKKPKDFDVTTSATPEQVRKLFRNCRLVGRRFRLAHVMFGPEIIEVATFRGHHEAGASDRTTSQRGQNGMLLRDNIFGSIEEDAQRRDFTINSLYYSVADFTVRDYVGGMQDLKEGLIRLIGTPETRYREDPVRMLRAVRFAAKLNMRISPETAEPIPRLATLINDVPPARLFEEALKLLQAGYGFETYKLLREYNLFQPLFPTITRYFTENGDSPMERMIAQVLKNTDTRIQNDMRVNPAFLFAAMFWYPLLETAQRITQESGLAYYDAFALAANDVLDEGCRTLAIPKRITTLVRDIWQLQLRMSRRQGKRAWKLMEHPKFRAAFDLLSLRAEIERNQELQRLAQWWAEFQVSAPPEQKDMLTGLDEEPAPRRRHRRPRKRAPRREGSA